Proteins from a single region of Chromatiales bacterium:
- a CDS encoding DUF488 family protein produces MQIWTRRIYDDPGPQDGRRILVDRLWPRGIAKAEARIDAWLKDLAPSDDLRRWFGHDPARRDAFRQRYFAELDQAGEAMTQLRDWAGQGRITLVYAARDRAHNNAIALRDYLRARDD; encoded by the coding sequence ATGCAGATCTGGACCCGCCGCATCTACGACGACCCCGGCCCGCAGGACGGCCGCCGCATCCTGGTCGACCGCCTCTGGCCGCGCGGCATCGCCAAGGCCGAGGCGCGGATCGACGCCTGGCTGAAAGACCTCGCCCCCTCCGACGACCTGCGCCGCTGGTTCGGTCACGACCCCGCACGCCGGGATGCCTTCCGCCAGCGCTACTTCGCCGAGCTCGACCAGGCCGGCGAGGCCATGACCCAGCTGCGCGACTGGGCAGGGCAGGGGCGCATCACCCTCGTCTATGCCGCCAGGGACCGGGCGCACAACAACGCCATCGCCCTGCGCGACTACCTGCGGGCGCGGGACGATTGA
- a CDS encoding V-type ATP synthase subunit D, protein MSDLIPTRSALLELRDEQGVMREGHAFLDEKRVLLASEIVVQLKRYESQRRAYLAHREDARTALAHAVQRHGLEGLAAYPAADSTGEFRQHRRSLLGVPLTEARLDIEAARQASADLATTEGEHAKTAFLVLLEDLAALAATTANLTRLLREYQRTERRARALEDVIIPELKESIKAIGDVLEAQELEEAIRVRSRRPG, encoded by the coding sequence ATGAGCGATCTCATCCCCACCCGCTCGGCCCTGCTGGAGCTGCGCGACGAGCAGGGGGTGATGCGCGAGGGGCACGCCTTCCTCGACGAGAAGCGCGTGCTGCTCGCCAGCGAGATCGTCGTACAGCTCAAGCGCTATGAGAGCCAGCGTCGCGCCTATCTCGCGCATCGCGAGGATGCCCGTACCGCGCTGGCCCATGCCGTACAGCGTCATGGCCTGGAGGGGCTGGCCGCCTATCCGGCCGCCGATTCCACCGGTGAATTCAGGCAGCACCGGCGCAGCCTGCTCGGCGTGCCGCTCACCGAGGCGCGGCTCGACATCGAGGCCGCGCGCCAGGCCAGCGCCGACCTCGCCACCACCGAGGGCGAGCACGCCAAGACGGCGTTTCTCGTCCTGCTCGAAGACCTCGCGGCCCTGGCCGCCACCACCGCCAACCTCACGCGCCTGCTGCGCGAATACCAGCGCACCGAGCGCCGCGCCCGCGCGCTGGAGGACGTGATCATTCCCGAGCTCAAGGAGAGCATCAAGGCCATCGGCGACGTGCTCGAGGCCCAGGAGCTGGAAGAGGCCATCCGCGTGCGCAGCCGCCGCCCAGGCTGA
- a CDS encoding V-type ATP synthase subunit B, which translates to MSGRITQLRSRIYLEGAAERLEGPLLFLKRLAEVTLNEAVYVEDASGRQRLGRIVSIDEERMTVEVLEPTMGLNLDDIRLNLTGRPLEFGVGPGLLGRVFNGVGEVVDGGPPVAARRHLEIGGLPINPVQRETPRDFIETGVSTVDIMNSLVRGQKLPLFSGGGLPHDRLAADIAVNARLRSSDEDFAIVFVGIGLPYDSAEYFRHRLEESGALERTVLFLNLASDSSTQRLLTPRYALTAAEYLAFEEGMHVLVIITDMTNYCEALREVSSSLGEIPSRKGYPGYMYSDLATLYERAGRVHGRAGTLTQLPILTMPADDIGHPIPDLTGYITEGQIVIDRELDRQGVYPPVKVLPSLSRLMKDGTGGDYTHPDHPALANQLYAAYARAQQARLLASVVGDDGLAEEDRQFLAFAHRFEHDYVAQDERRSLEASMALGWELLRALPRTALNRLNDAQIAQYIDGEGSG; encoded by the coding sequence ATGAGCGGGCGCATCACGCAGCTGCGCAGTCGCATCTACCTGGAGGGCGCGGCCGAACGCCTGGAGGGGCCGCTGCTGTTCCTCAAGCGCCTGGCCGAGGTCACGCTCAACGAGGCCGTGTACGTGGAGGATGCGAGCGGCCGCCAGCGCCTCGGGCGCATCGTCAGCATCGACGAGGAACGCATGACCGTGGAGGTGCTGGAGCCGACCATGGGGCTCAACCTCGACGACATCCGCCTCAACCTCACCGGCCGGCCGCTGGAGTTCGGCGTCGGTCCCGGCCTGCTCGGGCGCGTCTTCAACGGCGTGGGCGAGGTGGTCGACGGCGGCCCGCCGGTGGCCGCGCGCCGGCACCTGGAGATCGGCGGCCTGCCCATCAACCCCGTGCAGCGCGAGACGCCGCGCGACTTCATCGAGACCGGTGTCTCCACCGTCGACATCATGAACAGCCTGGTGCGCGGGCAGAAGCTGCCGCTGTTCTCGGGCGGCGGTCTGCCGCACGACCGCCTGGCCGCGGACATCGCCGTCAACGCGCGGCTGCGCAGTTCGGACGAGGACTTCGCCATCGTCTTCGTCGGCATCGGCCTGCCCTACGACAGCGCCGAGTACTTCCGCCATCGCCTGGAGGAGAGCGGGGCACTGGAACGCACCGTGCTGTTCCTGAACCTGGCCTCTGACTCCAGCACCCAGCGCCTGCTCACGCCGCGCTACGCGCTCACCGCCGCCGAGTACCTCGCCTTCGAGGAAGGCATGCACGTGCTGGTCATCATCACCGACATGACCAACTACTGCGAGGCCCTGCGCGAGGTCTCCTCCAGCCTCGGCGAGATCCCGAGCCGCAAGGGCTATCCCGGTTACATGTACTCCGACCTCGCCACCCTCTACGAGCGCGCCGGGCGCGTGCACGGCCGGGCGGGCACGCTCACCCAGCTGCCCATCCTCACCATGCCCGCCGACGACATCGGCCACCCCATCCCGGACCTCACCGGCTACATCACCGAGGGCCAGATCGTGATCGACCGCGAGCTCGACCGCCAGGGCGTGTACCCGCCGGTGAAGGTGCTGCCGAGCCTGTCGCGCCTGATGAAGGACGGCACCGGCGGCGACTACACGCACCCCGATCACCCGGCGCTGGCCAACCAGCTCTACGCCGCCTATGCCCGCGCGCAGCAGGCGCGCCTGCTGGCCTCCGTGGTCGGCGACGACGGCCTGGCCGAGGAGGACCGGCAGTTCCTCGCCTTCGCCCACCGGTTCGAGCACGACTACGTGGCCCAGGACGAGCGCCGCAGCCTGGAGGCGAGCATGGCGCTGGGCTGGGAGCTGCTACGCGCGTTGCCGCGCACCGCGCTCAACCGTCTCAACGACGCGCAGATCGCGCAGTACATCGACGGGGAGGGCAGCGGATGA
- a CDS encoding V-type ATP synthase subunit A has protein sequence MSEAVIEYIGGPLLRARTEGPFGLYESVAIGEERLLGEVVRLDGDHITVQVYEDTTGLAPGRRLAGTGRPLSIPLGPGVLGGMYDGLLRPLDGFDTPFIPRGGFRERDQHYRFTPAVSVGDRLAPGAVLGAAERAGAMDQQVLLPPDLGGEVVEIAAAGEYREAEVICRLEDARGERHEVAARQDWPVRIARPLARRLPVDEPLITGQRVIDSLFPVGLGGKAAVPGGFGTGKTVLLETLARWCSADVIIYVGCGERGNELTGMLEEFPGLSDPRTGRSLMERTVIIANTSNMPVAAREASIYTAVTLAEYYRDQGLHVALMADSTSRWAEALREISGRLGELPGEAGYPAYLSSRLADFYERAAKGETLAGKIGSVTVMGTVSPPAGDFSEPVTSHTKRYVRSFWALDAKRAQARMYPAINPLQSYAEETPRLAAWWQARGNSDWPRLRRETLALLEEQTRLERMARIIGKDALPFGQQMRLLAAELLNDAFLRQSAFSENDRYASPERQTVMLRLLIRFAELAQQAVAHGVTPAEVTGLRIYRRLQRMGEDLPPDDLAAYQALGEDMERELRALAEEVTA, from the coding sequence ATGAGCGAAGCAGTCATCGAATACATCGGCGGCCCGCTGCTGCGGGCCCGCACGGAAGGGCCTTTCGGCCTCTACGAATCGGTCGCCATCGGCGAGGAGCGGCTGCTGGGCGAGGTGGTGCGCCTCGACGGCGACCACATCACCGTGCAGGTCTACGAGGACACCACCGGGCTCGCCCCGGGGCGCCGGCTCGCCGGCACCGGCCGGCCGCTCTCCATCCCGCTCGGGCCGGGCGTGCTGGGCGGCATGTACGACGGCCTGCTGCGCCCGCTGGACGGCTTCGACACGCCCTTCATCCCGCGCGGCGGCTTTCGCGAGCGCGACCAGCACTACCGCTTCACCCCCGCCGTCTCGGTGGGGGATAGGCTCGCGCCCGGCGCCGTGCTGGGGGCGGCCGAGCGGGCAGGGGCCATGGACCAGCAGGTCCTGCTGCCGCCCGATCTCGGCGGTGAGGTGGTGGAGATCGCGGCGGCCGGCGAGTACCGCGAGGCCGAGGTGATCTGTCGCCTCGAGGACGCGCGCGGTGAGCGGCACGAGGTCGCCGCCCGCCAGGACTGGCCGGTGCGCATCGCACGCCCGCTGGCCCGCCGCCTGCCGGTGGACGAGCCGCTCATCACCGGTCAGCGCGTGATCGACTCGCTGTTTCCCGTGGGCCTGGGCGGCAAGGCGGCGGTGCCGGGGGGCTTCGGCACCGGCAAGACCGTGCTGCTGGAGACGCTGGCCCGCTGGTGCAGTGCCGATGTGATCATCTACGTGGGCTGTGGCGAGCGCGGCAACGAGCTCACGGGCATGCTGGAAGAATTCCCCGGCCTCTCCGATCCCCGCACCGGGCGCTCGCTGATGGAGCGCACGGTGATCATCGCCAACACCTCCAACATGCCGGTGGCCGCGCGCGAGGCGAGCATCTACACGGCCGTCACCCTGGCCGAGTACTACCGCGACCAGGGCCTGCACGTGGCGCTCATGGCCGACTCCACCAGCCGCTGGGCCGAGGCCCTGCGCGAGATCTCCGGGCGGCTCGGCGAGCTGCCGGGCGAGGCCGGCTACCCGGCCTATCTCAGCAGCCGGCTCGCCGACTTCTACGAGCGGGCGGCCAAGGGCGAGACGCTGGCCGGCAAGATCGGCTCGGTCACGGTCATGGGCACGGTCTCGCCGCCGGCCGGCGACTTCTCCGAGCCGGTGACCAGTCACACCAAGCGCTACGTGCGCAGCTTCTGGGCGCTGGACGCGAAGCGCGCGCAGGCACGCATGTACCCGGCCATCAACCCGCTGCAGTCCTACGCCGAGGAGACCCCGCGGCTGGCCGCCTGGTGGCAGGCGCGCGGCAACAGCGACTGGCCGCGCCTGCGCCGCGAGACGCTGGCCCTGCTGGAGGAACAGACGCGGCTCGAGCGCATGGCGCGCATCATCGGCAAGGACGCGCTGCCCTTCGGCCAGCAGATGCGCCTGCTCGCCGCCGAGCTGCTGAACGACGCCTTCCTGCGCCAGTCGGCCTTTTCCGAGAACGACCGCTACGCCTCGCCCGAGCGCCAGACCGTCATGCTGCGCCTGCTCATCCGCTTCGCCGAGCTCGCCCAGCAGGCCGTGGCCCACGGCGTCACGCCGGCCGAGGTCACGGGCCTGCGCATCTACCGGCGCCTGCAGCGCATGGGCGAGGATCTGCCGCCGGACGATCTCGCCGCCTACCAGGCCCTGGGCGAGGACATGGAGCGCGAGCTGCGTGCACTGGCCGAGGAGGTGACGGCATGA